GATCTGTATCACCATGGCCTGGATCTACCGTTATTACTTTACCACTTAATGCAGAGACAGGAACACCTAAATACGTCGCGTAAACGAATCCCTCATACCCAGGAGCTTTTATGTATGCCCAGTTACCTGTTTTAAAATAAGAAGATACTAAAGTCCCTTCCTTAATTAACCCAGCAGAATCGTAACTTGTACCTGGTCCTTTTCTTACATTCAGCCAATCCGCTTTAATTATACGTTTCTCAGGATTAGTTTGTTCTTTCATAATACGGAAGGAAGACTCAAGTGAACGTGATGTAAAGATTGCAAATTCCCCACGTGTAACGATCTTGTCTGGTCGAAATGTATCATCTGTGTAACCGATTGTAACTCCATTATTCGCTAACCTATTAATCACATCATAATAGTGACTAAATGGATTTACATCAATAAAATAATAATTTTTGGAAGCCGAGAAATTAAATGCTTTTGATAATAAATATGACATTTCTCCTCTAGTCATGTATCTGTCAGGTTTGTATGTATCATTCCCGTAACCAGAGATAAAACCAGCTTCATGTGCGGATTGAATATATCCTGATGCATAATCACTTGATGCTACATCGCTAAATGAGGTTTTTCTTTGATTTCCATTTAGATTAAAAGCTTTGGCAATGACAATTGCAGCTTCCCTTCTCGTCACACTATTGTTCGGTCTGAATGTGCCATCTGGGTAACCTGAAATGATTTCCTTATTCACCAAAAATTCAACTTGCTCCTCAACCGGATGACCTGCAGGTATGTCACTAAGGATTGTATTAGCAGATACCTCGTTACCCGTTACCCAAAATACAGAAACTAAAATCAATAACGACAAAGATATATTGACAAACTTTTTCATCTTTCCCCAATTCCCCCTAATATTGTATTGATTTACGACAATATTAGCACAGAGAATGGAATTTATTGTTTCTTTTTGGTAATTTGAGTACTATGTTGGACACGATCACATCCATATCCCTATAATAAATTTATTTTCAAAATAAGATAAATGCCTCTGAAAATTCCTCGAATTTAGCCGATAACGTCATTTTAGAACCCAACCTTTAGCTTCATTGAATATTCAACTTCAATACATTATGATAAATAGGTAATATCATACTTGGTATACGGAGAGTGCAATTAAATGAAAAAAACTATAATCGCTTTTACGATTGTCATATTACTAATAGATGTTTATTTCTTGATGGTTACAAACTCCCGACCTCAAGTCATCAATGTACTCATTGTATATGAAGAGGATTCAACTAATCACTTAGATACATATCAGCATTACAAGCAGACACTTGTAGCCAATACAAAGGTTGAAACGATGCCAATCAACGTTTTAGATTCAGTGGATTTAAACAATTACGAAATGATTTATTTAGACAAATCCATTATTGATACACCATCTTTCAAAAACGCGAAACAACCACTTCAAAATTTTGTATCAAAAGGTGGGCACTTGTTTCTTGAGAACCAATTCTATAACGCATTTCCAAAGTCATTTATTGGCGCAAAAGCGTTTGAACCTATTCATGAGTTACCTAACCACATCTCCTATCCATCTGTAAACAGAAATCTTACAGGGGTTCAAAATGTTATTAAACAAATCGATTCAGAACTAAAAAGTAAATCAAAAAGTAATGGAGACAATCCTTTGGAGCTTGGGTATGGCATACGTCCTTCAACAGCTGAAACAATAGCAGAATCAAATGGTGTGTCCTTATTTACAATAAATAATCATGGGGATGGGACTGTATTTTTTGCTAGCGAATTATTACCTAACGATCAATTCATCACATCTTTTGATTTCAGCAAACAGAATCCTCAACAAGAGGAATTCAACTATACATTTCTTACCGGAAATTATTTATTTCGCAATGAATATCTATCCTTTGTTGCAAAAGATATGTACGGGTATTCTGTATCAAAGGTCATTGGCACACATGGAAGACCAGGCTTTGCTATGCAATATATAGTAGAGGATAAAAATGATTTTAAAGAAAACCGCCTCACCACCTTTATGAAACAATTACAAACTGAGAAATTGGTGCCTACGCTCTCACTTTCTAGTCATGTCTATGAACCTAATACATGGAAAGAAGCCATTTCTTATTACAAAAATGTCCAAAACCCTAATGAGCCTGTCTTTGAGAACGAAAAGAGACTCTTCTCTTCAGGCACGCCCGTCAAACTAAACAATAAGAATTTAACGATAAAAAGTTCACCTGAACAAAGTGGTTTTACAACAACAGGTAAAGACCTACCTGAGAGAGCGTATATAGATACTTACGACTTAACAAACGATGGGCAACCAGATTTAGTGGCTGGTAGTTTAGATGGAAAACTGTATTATTATGAAGGAACTGACTCAAATAATGAGTGGAACGTAAAAGAAAAAGGATTATTAAAATTCAGGAACAATAAAGAAATCGACCTCGGCGGATATGCAGCACCCATTTTTTACGATTATAATAAGGACGGTTTACAAGATATCGTATCAGGCAATCAAGCTGGAGAAATTTTTATACTCATCCAGTCTGAAGATGGAAATTATGAAAATCCACGAGTTTTATTTGGTGAAAATAAATCCCATACCTTCACTACACCTGAAATTGCTGACATCAATGAAGACGGAGTGGATGACCTTATTTACGGAACAGCATCCGGAGATCTGTTCTACCGTTTGGGGACTGAACAGAACGGAGGGTACGTCGAATTTTCTGATGAGGAAAAAAAGGTAGTTAGTACCTCAGGCATAATAAAAGTAGATGGGTTAGCATCCCCTAAGATCGTTGATTACAACAATGATAATCAACTCGATCTTTTAATCGGAATGAAATCTGGTTTTATCAAAAGGTATGAAATGGCTAAGTCCAAACAATGGGTGGATAAAGGTTATCTAGAAGGAACCTACGAGAATCCATTTAATAATAAGCGTTTGTGGAGTGGTAGAAATTCTGTACCTACAATGGCGGATATAAATGGAGATAACAATCTGGATCTCCTAGTAGGTCACCTAACATACGGTGATCCAATTAACATAAGCGATGAACATTTTCCTTACCGGACACAACTGGAAAGATTCATTCAATCTTATAGGAAATACGCATCCAACATTAAGCCTCACATCTTTATGCAACAGGAATCAGGTGAGGTTGATTACAAGGAAGAGCTGAAAACTCAACGTGAAATATACAAAGAATATGGTATCGATTGGAGACCAACAGGGTTAATGTTTCACAAAGCGCCGATTAATGAGGAGGAAGATAGTCAATCACATAACCTTCCGCCCATTGAAGGTGTATGGAACACAGTTGTACATGCTGATGATAAGAATGAAAATAATCAGTTAACCATCCCCTTTATACAAATGGATAATAAAATATTGAATTCAAAAGTGTATCATGAACCAAATGTGGGTGTAGACACACCTTTTAAGACTTATTTGCAATTCGATCTGCCATTCACAGAACAAATCAGATCTTTAGATGACAAAATATGGCTTACACGTTTATCGAATTTCAAAAAGCAAATGGACTATAACAGTATGTCGGAACAACAGCTTTATAAGTCTGTGTTAGCCACCCAACAATCTACTAGTACGTTAAATTACAATCCGATAGAGAAAGTATTCTCAGATTTCCAAAACCTCCTACGTAGAAAATTGCACCATACTGTTTATATCGAGAATAATGAGAATGACGAATTAGACCCTGAATTAATTGGACCCTATAATCAATCATTAGGATATAAAGTTGAACTTGGCGAGAAGTATAAAGGCTTTATTTTCAATACAGATGCACCCATTTATATGAACAATGGTTCAACTCTCTATTTTTCTGGTAAAGAAAAGATTCAATTAAAGCTAGCTACAGAATACAGGGATCAACCTCATATCATGCGAAGTAATATACCACTTGAGGTTGATGAATATAATGAAAATATTACACTCAAACTGTTAGATTCCGGTATGCAGCAAATCAAAGTATATGCTCCAAGTGGAATTACCTTGACAGATGAAGAATGGGAGGTTGAAAAGCGCGGCCATTCATACATTCTTACTCGATATGGAGACGTGACTACATTGAACTTCTCATATAAGTAAACGACAACTTATTCTGAACAAAGGCATGATCTACTATCTCACTAGATCATGCCTTTTAATTTTAATTTTGGGAGAATTACCCTAGTGACGTTTATGGAATAATCAGGTAATATATATTTTGTTGGGAAAATTTTAAGGGGGATAAAAATGAAAAAATTTATTGCAAGTCTTTCAGCTGTACTCTTAAGTGCAAGTATCCTGTCACCTCTTTCTGCAGAAGCATCATTAGATAATTATTATGCAGATGATTTGGATGAGCACTGGGCAGCAGACACAATGTATCAATTAATTGATGCAGATATTATCAAAGGGTATATGAACGCTGGAGTTATGACAGCCAAGCCGAATCAAAATATTACAAGAGCCGAAGTGACAACCCTTCTCGTCCGTTCTCTTGATTTAAAGAAATCGGGATCTGGTAAGACTTTCTTAGATGTTAAGTCCGACAAGTGGTACTATGATGCAATACAAATCGCAAGCTCTTTAGGGATCGTCAACGGAAAGACAAAGACAACATTCGAGCCAAACAAACATATTACACGTGAAGAATTAGCAACTATGATTGTACGTGCTTTTGAGCAAGTTTCAACAATTGATTTCACAAATGGACAACCTATTAACTTTACTGATAAGAACACCTTTTCTACTTGGGCAGTTCCCTATATTAATAAAGCAAGCGCAGTTGAATTGATTCAAGGTTATAACGGGAAATTCTCACCAAAGAATACTGCTACACGAGCAGAAACGTCAACTATGTTATTAAATGCCTTACATTCAGAAAGTACAGACCTACCAAGTGCAGATGCACTCTTCTCTGCAATTGAGCGTAACGAAAGTGAAATGTTAAATCTTTATAAAAAGAACGAATTTCAGTCTGCGTTTAGTATTATCGATAAGAATACAATCGGATTTTATAATGCACTTCTAACGTTTAGCAATGATTACTATATTGACGCGAAAGATTTTGGAGTCACGTTTGATTTTGCAAAAGTAGGAGAAGCAAAATTCGAGTTGCTAGATCGTAATACACGATTGGCTGTAGTTGAGCTTAGTGGCTTAAGTTATTATGTTACAGAAACATACGAAGGTGAATCTGAAACAAAAAACAATGACACCACTAGCGGAACCTACTTCCTTCGCAAAATAGATGGTGATTGGAAAATCTACGCACAATACTAAGAATTAGAGTGAAAACCGCCTTATAAAATGAGAGAGGTTCCTTGTAGTTACGTAAATAACTACTTAGGAACCTCTTTTTCCTTTTAAAAACTAAAAATGAGTTGTCAGGAAGTAGAGTTTTGAACTCATTTCTG
This Pseudalkalibacillus berkeleyi DNA region includes the following protein-coding sequences:
- a CDS encoding FG-GAP-like repeat-containing protein, giving the protein MKKTIIAFTIVILLIDVYFLMVTNSRPQVINVLIVYEEDSTNHLDTYQHYKQTLVANTKVETMPINVLDSVDLNNYEMIYLDKSIIDTPSFKNAKQPLQNFVSKGGHLFLENQFYNAFPKSFIGAKAFEPIHELPNHISYPSVNRNLTGVQNVIKQIDSELKSKSKSNGDNPLELGYGIRPSTAETIAESNGVSLFTINNHGDGTVFFASELLPNDQFITSFDFSKQNPQQEEFNYTFLTGNYLFRNEYLSFVAKDMYGYSVSKVIGTHGRPGFAMQYIVEDKNDFKENRLTTFMKQLQTEKLVPTLSLSSHVYEPNTWKEAISYYKNVQNPNEPVFENEKRLFSSGTPVKLNNKNLTIKSSPEQSGFTTTGKDLPERAYIDTYDLTNDGQPDLVAGSLDGKLYYYEGTDSNNEWNVKEKGLLKFRNNKEIDLGGYAAPIFYDYNKDGLQDIVSGNQAGEIFILIQSEDGNYENPRVLFGENKSHTFTTPEIADINEDGVDDLIYGTASGDLFYRLGTEQNGGYVEFSDEEKKVVSTSGIIKVDGLASPKIVDYNNDNQLDLLIGMKSGFIKRYEMAKSKQWVDKGYLEGTYENPFNNKRLWSGRNSVPTMADINGDNNLDLLVGHLTYGDPINISDEHFPYRTQLERFIQSYRKYASNIKPHIFMQQESGEVDYKEELKTQREIYKEYGIDWRPTGLMFHKAPINEEEDSQSHNLPPIEGVWNTVVHADDKNENNQLTIPFIQMDNKILNSKVYHEPNVGVDTPFKTYLQFDLPFTEQIRSLDDKIWLTRLSNFKKQMDYNSMSEQQLYKSVLATQQSTSTLNYNPIEKVFSDFQNLLRRKLHHTVYIENNENDELDPELIGPYNQSLGYKVELGEKYKGFIFNTDAPIYMNNGSTLYFSGKEKIQLKLATEYRDQPHIMRSNIPLEVDEYNENITLKLLDSGMQQIKVYAPSGITLTDEEWEVEKRGHSYILTRYGDVTTLNFSYK
- a CDS encoding N-acetylmuramoyl-L-alanine amidase is translated as MKKFVNISLSLLILVSVFWVTGNEVSANTILSDIPAGHPVEEQVEFLVNKEIISGYPDGTFRPNNSVTRREAAIVIAKAFNLNGNQRKTSFSDVASSDYASGYIQSAHEAGFISGYGNDTYKPDRYMTRGEMSYLLSKAFNFSASKNYYFIDVNPFSHYYDVINRLANNGVTIGYTDDTFRPDKIVTRGEFAIFTSRSLESSFRIMKEQTNPEKRIIKADWLNVRKGPGTSYDSAGLIKEGTLVSSYFKTGNWAYIKAPGYEGFVYATYLGVPVSALSGKVITVDPGHGDTDPGATANGLVEKEVVLSVGKKLRTYLERAGVKVVMTRSDDSYPSLSDRVGIAEKSNSDSFISIHANKFHSDAAHGTETFYNYYSPQGAEAKKLATYIQNRLYKAIDTSNRGVKHGNFQVIRDNYVPGVLVELGFLSNPNDARKLASNAYREKAAEAIYLGILDYYKNK
- a CDS encoding S-layer homology domain-containing protein, whose amino-acid sequence is MKKFIASLSAVLLSASILSPLSAEASLDNYYADDLDEHWAADTMYQLIDADIIKGYMNAGVMTAKPNQNITRAEVTTLLVRSLDLKKSGSGKTFLDVKSDKWYYDAIQIASSLGIVNGKTKTTFEPNKHITREELATMIVRAFEQVSTIDFTNGQPINFTDKNTFSTWAVPYINKASAVELIQGYNGKFSPKNTATRAETSTMLLNALHSESTDLPSADALFSAIERNESEMLNLYKKNEFQSAFSIIDKNTIGFYNALLTFSNDYYIDAKDFGVTFDFAKVGEAKFELLDRNTRLAVVELSGLSYYVTETYEGESETKNNDTTSGTYFLRKIDGDWKIYAQY